From one Lotus japonicus ecotype B-129 chromosome 3, LjGifu_v1.2 genomic stretch:
- the LOC130748982 gene encoding uncharacterized protein LOC130748982 has translation MLRRNIRLRREYLYRKSLEGKERLLYEKKRKIREALQEGKAIPTELRNEEAALRREIDLEDENTAVPRTHIDDEYANAAEKDPKILLTTSRDPSAPLQQFVKELKFVFPNANRMNRGGQVISDIIETCRSHDYTDVILVHEHRGVPDGLIVCHLPFGPTAYFGLLNVVTRHEIKDRKAMGTMPEAYPHVILENFSTKLGERTANILKHLFPVPKPDTKRIVTLANQSDYISFRHHIYEKPGGPKSIELKEIGPRFELRLYQIKLGTVDQAEAQTEWVIRPFMNTSKKRKFLSD, from the exons ATGCTTCGTAGAAACATCCGTTTGAGGAGAGAGTATCTATACAGAAAGAGTTTGGAAGGCAAAGAGCGCTTGCTCTACGAGAAGAAGCGGAAGATCAGAGAAGCGCTTCAAG AAGGGAAGGCCATTCCTACTGAGCTTAGAAACGAGGAGGCTGCGCTTCGTCGCGAAATCGATCTCGAGGATGAGAACACAGCTG TCCCAAGAACACACATTGATGATGAGTATGCAAATGCTGCGGAGAAAGATCCTAAAATTTTGCTGACCACATCCAGGGATCCAAGTGCTCCTCTTCAACAGTTTGTGAAG GAACTGAAATTTGTCTTTCCCAATGCTAATAGAATGAATCGTGGTGGTCAG GTTATCTCAGATATAATAGAAACTTGCCGATCTCACGACTATACTGATGTTATCCTGGTTCATGAACATCGTGGTGTGCCAGATGGTTTAATTGTTTGCCATCTACCATTTGGTCCAACTGCATATTTCGGATTACTCAATGTG GTTACAAGGCATGAAATTAAAGACAGGAAAGCCATGGGAACCATGCCTGAGGCTTATCCACATGTGATACTTGAAAATTTCTCAACTAAG TTAGGTGAAAGGACTGCCAACATTCTAAAGCACCTGTTTCCGGTGCCAAAACCAGACACTAAACGTATTGTCACTTTGGCCAACCAGTCCGACTATATCTCGTTCAG GCATCATATATATGAAAAGCCCGGGGGTCCTAAATCTATAGAATTGAAGGAAATTGGTCCACGGTTCGAGTTGCGATTATATCAG ATAAAGTTAGGAACAGTGGATCAAGCTGAAGCTCAAACAGAATGGGTCATTAGACCTTTCATGAACACGTCTAAAAAGCGTAAATTTCTCAGTGATTGA